tttatttatttatttgttttttttgttgtaggtttttaggacaacagtatctccagcagaaaagatttccaaagatgccgtttaaaTGGtatagaaatctgtgtttttgaatctaatgaagacagcaggagtcaatgatttatttgaagtatttaacctgacatgtttacttttccaaaatattttaaatgtttctcaaaatagaatatattgtgttcaaagggaaaaaagtttttgctttttacccagacatttaaaaagaatatattttagagcagtaatcacaatacagtgatatttttatccaaggttatcatactgtcagaaccttataccggcccatgcctacacctGTATAATATTTATACATCTTTCAATCATTAAGACAATGCAATACATAACCTACTaacaggggcggacttaaccaataagcgaggtacaGTAAGCAGCCACTTTTACGGGGCCTCAACAAATACcaggaagcctatattaatcatgtAGCTCTTTTAgaaattttctatcatatgttgtaaaatctgtctacaactgttaagattttaacattattacttcttttcagcCTTCTTTTTCAAACACCTGTCAGATGATGAGCACTGTGAGCTTGTTAAGAGATGGCCTGCTTAAATAAAAGATGATTCCCCAGTGAACAGTGACGGTCGCCGATTCACAAAATGCAGTTATTCAGTTCAAATGGTGAAAAGATTAGTTTGATTGATTGggaattaaatttgatttaattttacattaagataaTTCAGCAGTTTTCAGAAATTGATACACAGATATTAAAATCCAGGGCTACTTAACTGTATagttagtttgtgaacttgtttctttatttctgaattaaattttactttaagaaaataaaggttgcactttaaatatattttaaacatgcaatttatttacaaacaaacaaacaaaaaataaattaatctacAGAAAAAGAGCATGATTTAAGTTTCAGTgctagggcccccaaatcactaagtccgccctGCATACTAAATATTATTAGGCCTTAGTATTGAGCTCCATTTTCTCACTGTATAATACAGCATAATGCATCAAAAGGCTGTGCTAAAAACGTAAAACAGACCTTTTAACTTTTCTTTCATTATTATCAATTTCTTACAATATGTTAAAATTTGTAACTGTTCCAGATATATATTTGTGCCTATTGCTGCATATGTCAGTCTTTACAGGGTCAGTGGTAGTTATGGTTTAGATTACATTTAATAACTTTCATACACGTCTGGGCTACCATAAGGCAGTCTTGCAGTCACGCGCTTTTGTCCAGCAGGTGGTGTTTCGAGTGTTTCGAAAGTGAAACATTTTGCAAAACAATTCTTTCAGAGTTTTGGAAAGcatatattttcatttcattgtgTTCTCGTTTATACTACTTAGCATTTGTATTAACTGTCTTAAGCACACTGTGTTTCTAACACATTGCAGATCGAAATGAACATATTCAAAAAATTCATCCAAAAGATTCGATTCACTGAAGAATCGAACATCGCTAATATGCAATTTGCGATCAGGAAGTGCTGTTAAACTTGAAATGTAACAGTTTATAACACTGTAGTTTTGGATTACTTGTGTTGGCGATTATATGAACTGCCACTAACAATGTTCTGAATTGCAACATATCAAAACCACATGTGGATGTCGGTTAACTGAGGTTAGCCACTAACCTGCGCCACACCCGCACTTTCTGACTCCATTAGATCGACAAACACCTTGTAGTCAATGTAAACTGTCCAATACTTCAACGCTTTTAGCAGTCGTTGTCtgtcaatgactacgtttacctTTGCGTTAGCATAAACATGAGTTTCTAAGATTGGAAGGTGTATATTAAACGAACAAAACGAATTCAAATGTCGTCTTCCTCCAGGGGTCGTCATAACGGCTCAAAAATCCCAATCCTCCATAGAAACGCATTCAAACATCAATACGTTTTTTGCATTGCCTAAGAAATTTGCGAACTTAAAACAGTAATCATTCGAATTGATTAGTTATTAACAAACGTATTACATAATTAAATGCCAACTCTGCGACCGTAACTCATATTAACCGAGTTCCAAAATAAAATTTTCACGTAATCACAAACTAATCTAATTGGTTGGCTCTGCCCAGCGCTGAGGAAAGTAACACATTCCACGTGGCACCTCCTTCAAAACACTTCTGTGCCCTACTGGAAAAGCAGCGTTTCTCTCTCAGGCTCTGTGGCTGGTGCTGTGGATGTCAAAAGCGGTCTTACATCACACAAAATCGATAGAGGAAGCAGCGACAAGGACGCCTGGCTCTCCTTTGTTTTGCAGGATCAGTTCAGAGGATGAATGTGGGCGGATGCGGCTCTGTACCAGACTGCTGTCATTCGAATGCTGCTGTGTGGGTTTGATGCGTGACCATCCACATTGCTGTCTTTCTCTAGAATGTGAACTGTGCAAACCTCTATCTTTCGGTACGCCTGCAGCTCTCTGATGAAGAAAGCGGCACTTTTCCCTGTAATAGCATCATCATCGCCTGCTCTAGAAACGGCACGATTTCTGTACCTGCCTGGcctcataattaaataacttGATGTAAGTGAAGAAATTCTGATAAGCACCGAATTAAAAATACCTAGCGAAGAATTGGATATTTCGACCAATCATAACAAACCAATTAGGATCTGCTTATGGGCCAAAGCCACGCCCACTGCATACATTCTTGCATACATTCTGTACGCTGTTTACCATTCTATTTGCTTTTATTTCTCCATGTTTTGAATTAAACGTCATCGACGCCCTCTCGCGTCACGGAGTGGAATGATAATCTAGTCAAGCTCAAGTACAGAGAATATTAATATCCAAACTGACCTAAACACATCTTTGTCTTCCTAAAATGCTGTTTAACACCTTTTATAAATAGCACCTATATCAAAATGCTCCcctcaaacatttaaataattaacaaactgaACTAGCATATAAATATTTCAGAGCTAGTCATTAGATATCTAAGCAAGGCACCCGGGTCGCATCAAACATCTAGCAGAGAGgctgttttatttgttgttatgaCAGAAATATAGTCAAACAATAACTGAAAATGACACTTGCACACATTTTTCAGACAATTTGGGACTTTGGAACAAAAGACTCTGTTTTGCAGCCTGTTTGGGACTACGTGCGACTCAACCACTCAGAAACTCTCCGTTCTCCTCTCTTTCCAGTGGTTCTTACCGTATCGTCTTATTTTGTTCTTGTCCTGCCCTACCTAGCCTGTGATATCTTGGGAAGGAAGTGGCCAGCCATTTACCGCTACAAAATCCAACCTGACAAGCTGCCAACAACTGCAATGCTCCTTCACTGCAGTGGAGTGACTCTTTATAACCACATCCTTCTGGTGTTTCCAGCAGCAGTCGCACAATGGATGTGGAGACCTCCGATTCCCCTTCCCGAACAAGCACCTACTTTACTTGAACTGATTGGTGGAGTGACCGGAAACCTCCTTCTTTTTGACTTACAATATTTCATCTGGCACTTCTTGCACCATAAGATTCGCTGGCTGTATGTGACTTTCCATGCCATCCATCATAATTATTCTGCCCCCTTTGCTCTGGCCACACAGTGCCTTGGAGGATGGGAGTTGGTGACAGTGGGCTTTTGGACCACCCTCAATCCCGTCCTGCTGAGGTGTCATCTGCTCACCACATGGATGTTCATGGTGGTCCACGTGTATGTGTCTGTGGAAGACCACTGTGGATACGATTTCCCTTGGTCCACGTCTCGTCTGATCCCATTTGGTGTTTATGGAGGTCCGAGCAAGCATGATGTGCACCATCAGAAACCTAATACTAACTTTGCACCCCATTTTAGTCACTGGGATAAAATGTTTGGCACTCATGCTGATTTTAGATTTTCTAAACCTCAGGAATGAtgaatgtaaaaatgtgtaaatggaTTGTAAAATGGCCATTTCTTTGCTTCAAGCATAGTTAGAAAAAACGTCAGTTATTTGCAGAGGAAGAGTACAAGAAGTATGATTTAAGCACAAAAACTACAGCGATACACTTTAGAGATTACAGCTCAGGCTATTTTGCATATCAGGTTATTATATAggcttttcttaaaaaaaagtgtattattgTAAGTGACATTTGAAAGTAAGTGTAACTGGTAAATTGTGAAAatgataaatgtaatttattgtaaatcaaAATTTCACCATTGACATAGAAGAATGTTCTTTTAATTTTATCTTGTACACTTAAATTTTTTTGCTACCTTAAAAGtttaagttaattttaaataaattaactttataCATCAACTACTTAAGTGCTTATAAGCTTAAAtcaattaaactgaaataaaccTTAAGTTACACTTTGCATAATTAACCCTATAAACCTAATAAacttaaataatgttaataatttaaaaagtttcaaCATGTTGACATGCCTTTAtgattgtttacagtgtattttaagcTAAAAGCACTTTACAATTAAAGCTTTTTTTCTTGAACCCAGGTAGTTTTACAACAATCAGTcatataaaatgcaataaatttctagaaaaaacacattttacagatatttaaacACTTGTATTATGTATGATTCATTactatgaatgaatgttattataAAAGAGTCGTGTTAgagttattttagattttaagcTGAGAGCACTTTAAAAAACAACTCGTTACTCCTGAATTTACAATAATCAGTAGTAATATTTAATCTAATAACAAACTATACAAATAGGCATATTTacaattttactatatatttatactatacaTCTGGatattttacagatatttaaacACTAGTTTTATGTATGATGAATTtataacattttcaaaactttaaaaatctacattttatcAACATAAAAACAGATAGATGTAAATATAGTTGAAGTTACACGTTTAgttatatacagttatatatgATTACATAGttataaataaagttatattcATGTTATGATTTAGCTCtgtaaaatatgatttttcagagTAGTAAATGAAAGATTATTGGAATGTtattaatgaaaatgtttaattcagtgtgttaattgctgtttttaaaataaaaatttgtctatctatctatctatctatctatctatctatctatctatctatctatctatctatctatctatctatctatctatctatctatctatctatctatctatctcattgTCGATTTACCTGTTActgccacagaaaaaaaaaaatatgtgtggCTTTTATCTAGCATTTTTACAGACTCGCAGTCTTTATATTTTTCCTTCAAACTTTTTTCTCATGATTGCAAGTAATAATCAAAGAATTTGAAAAGCCTGATATGTGAAATTGTGACAAATAAAGACACAATTCTGATGAAAGGGAATTGCAAAATGTAAAAGTACATCTTCAAATTGTATTCAgctaccttttatttattttttcttattatttcatTCACTGGAATAAACAAGATTTTATTCTTTATGAATCTACAATATGAAATGCattaataaaccatttaaaattcaaaatatataggctatttaaaaattcaaaaggTGTATGGA
The window above is part of the Danio aesculapii chromosome 18, fDanAes4.1, whole genome shotgun sequence genome. Proteins encoded here:
- the ch25hl1.2 gene encoding cholesterol 25-hydroxylase-like protein 1, member 2 yields the protein MTLAHIFQTIWDFGTKDSVLQPVWDYVRLNHSETLRSPLFPVVLTVSSYFVLVLPYLACDILGRKWPAIYRYKIQPDKLPTTAMLLHCSGVTLYNHILLVFPAAVAQWMWRPPIPLPEQAPTLLELIGGVTGNLLLFDLQYFIWHFLHHKIRWLYVTFHAIHHNYSAPFALATQCLGGWELVTVGFWTTLNPVLLRCHLLTTWMFMVVHVYVSVEDHCGYDFPWSTSRLIPFGVYGGPSKHDVHHQKPNTNFAPHFSHWDKMFGTHADFRFSKPQE